The Pigmentiphaga aceris DNA segment TTCGCCAAGTGCGCAAGGATTGCGCATCCCTGATCCTGTATTGCGCCGAAAAAGCCACCTGGATGGCGGGTGAATCGATTCAGGTACTGGGTGGCAATGGCTACATCAATGAATACCCGGTGGGCCGCCTGTGGCGCGATGCCAAGCTGTATGAAATCGGTGCCGGCACCAGCGAGATCCGTCGTATGCTGATCGGCCGCGAATTGTTCAACGAGACCACCTGAGCCTGTCGTGGATCGTCATGGTGACCTGCCCGTGATCGTGCAGGCTCCGGCTGCTGCGCCGGTAGCCAGCGCGGTTGCGCGTGCGATCCTGGCGGGCTTCGATCGTCACTACGCGCTGTTCCGTTATTGCGCACAGCGCGCCAAGTCCTTGTTCGAATCGGGCGACTGGATTGGCATCCAGCGCCTGGCGCGCGAACGCATCGAATACTACGACGCACGGGTACGCGAATGTGTGGCCAAGCTTCGCGCCGCCTACGGCGATGCCTTGTCGTCCGATGCGTTCTGGGCACCGTTGAAGCAGGAATTCGTACTGCTGCTGGCCGACCACAGCCAGCCCGAATGTGCGGAGACCTTCTTCAATTCGGTCTGCAGCCAGGTGCTGCACCGAGATCACTTCAACAACGCCTTCCTGTTCGTGCGCCCCGCCGTGGCAACCGACCATCTGGATGCCGGCGTCCCGTCCTATCGCTGCTATTACCCCTTGCAGCAAGGCTGGCGCGCGAGCCTGACGCAGATGATGGCCGACGTGGGCCTGGCATGTCCGTATGCCGATCTGCCTGCCGACATCGGCCGCGTCATGCGGGCGGGCGTCCGTTATCTGCGTGCGTTGCCGGGTGCGCCCTTGGCCGGTTTCGAGCTGGCCCTCGATTGCCAATTGCAGGTGCTGGGCACGCTGTTCTATCGCAACAAGGGTGCTTATCTGGTCGGACGGCTGGTCAATCAGCACACCATCTACCCGTTTGCGTTGCCCCTGCTGCGAGATCCGGGCGGCAGGCTGTATATCGACGCGCTGCTGTTCGACCGCGATGACCTGACCGCACTCTTCAGTTTCACGCGCGCGTACTTCCTGGTCGACATGGAAGTGCCCGCCGCCTACGTGCGTTTTCTGCGCACGCTGATCCCCAACAAGCCCGAAGCCGAGCTGTACACCACCATCGGTCTGCACAAGCAGGGCAAGACACTTTTCTACCGCGACTTCCTTCACCACCTGCGTCATTCGCATGACCGATTTGTGATTGCGCCAGGTATTCGCGGCATGGTCATGTTGGTCTTCACGCTGCCGTCATACCCATATGTGTTCAAGATCATTCGTGACCGCATTGCCAAAGACCGCATGGACCGCACCACCGTGCTGGCCAAATACCAGCTGGTGAAGTTGCATGACCGGGTCGGCCGTCTGGCGGACACCTGGGAATACTCGCAAGTAGCCTTGCCGCGTGCG contains these protein-coding regions:
- the aceK gene encoding bifunctional isocitrate dehydrogenase kinase/phosphatase, whose product is MDRHGDLPVIVQAPAAAPVASAVARAILAGFDRHYALFRYCAQRAKSLFESGDWIGIQRLARERIEYYDARVRECVAKLRAAYGDALSSDAFWAPLKQEFVLLLADHSQPECAETFFNSVCSQVLHRDHFNNAFLFVRPAVATDHLDAGVPSYRCYYPLQQGWRASLTQMMADVGLACPYADLPADIGRVMRAGVRYLRALPGAPLAGFELALDCQLQVLGTLFYRNKGAYLVGRLVNQHTIYPFALPLLRDPGGRLYIDALLFDRDDLTALFSFTRAYFLVDMEVPAAYVRFLRTLIPNKPEAELYTTIGLHKQGKTLFYRDFLHHLRHSHDRFVIAPGIRGMVMLVFTLPSYPYVFKIIRDRIAKDRMDRTTVLAKYQLVKLHDRVGRLADTWEYSQVALPRARVAPALIEELQRLAPSAIEEVGDMLVVKHVYIERRMTPLNLYLQDANDVQLEHGIREYGNAIRELAAANIFPGDMLFKNFGVTRLGRVVFYDYDEIQYMTEMNFRRIPEAPNEEAELASEPWYPVGANDVFPEEFERFLLGDARVRRTFMKEHAALLDADYWQAARARNRRGRLDDIFPYDTTRQFVRTTRDAVRASRK